tctcccttgGCCGTAAGACTTCCCTGACTTTCTCGTCCTCTATTGACGACCCCTtttcgcctcctcctccatctccttctGCTCCTCATCCTTCTCCTCTCGTCCTCAatcctctcctctcctcccctaTCCCACCCTATCCCCATATCACTACATCACCTAGCCCTTTACCCTGAAAAATGCACATCAAACCCATCCCATCTTATCTCAGCAACACCCAAAGAAAAACATCAACTTACACTAACatccctctctccctctttttttttctcgcAGTCCACCTCCCCTCTCTCCAACGCCCTAGCtcgagctccagctccagctctAGCAAAGCAccacggcgccaacgacgacgccgacggcggtggccgCGACAACGACCCGCGCACCAACGCCACCTACTActgccgcctcgcgcagcaAATGTGCCGCCACTCCGGCGAGTGCATGGACAGCAAGTGCGGGAGGTGCAAGGTTTACTCTGACATGGAGTCGTTCGGGCAGTGCATCCACGAGCCCGCCTCCGCTCCGGATCTTCCGATGTCGCTGGCGCCCTGGCTAgatgaggagggggagaaggggaaggggaaggagaaggaggcgggaggggagagggaggacCGTGACGGTCggggtggtgacgacggtcGCACTTGATGGGGCCAAGGATGCGGAATTGGTCGCAGTGGTATGGTTGGGAGGTCTGAGCaggttggggggggggggggggaggccaaAGGCCCATGGTCAGGCTCCGGTTGCTactcctgctgctgctggtgaccGTTAAGGTGATGGTAATGGTTAATGGCAATGatgccaacgacgacaacgttGACAACGGCAACAACGAATGGCATGAATTCAGATCAACTTTCgataaaatataataaggCATCACGAGCAGGTCACCCCCACGGCAGCAAAGGCAGCGTACGCTTAAGATAGCGTATACTTGTATACAGAATTACTGTGATAATTGTACTCTCAGGCGGGCCATCCATAAGGGCCGCTCGCTTCTCCTTTTATCCTCGCTCGCTGACGAGCGCACCAACGCACACATCCAAAAGTAACAGAAGCACAGAAACTCCATGTATGCATTTGAcaccctccctccatccGTCATCAATGCTCTCACCACACGATGCCCTCTCATCGGCCTCGAAAGGCCAAAACCTTGTTGCAACCCGATAATGCTTCAGCTCAATATGTTCCTAAGGGGTATATCCTTTTCTCTctttgtcgtcatcgtcatcgtcgtcgccgccgtctccaaAAAACAGAAAAGAACACACAGAAGAACAATCCTAGACTGAAGAagcaaaagaagaagagagtTGCGCTATGCATTTGTCGTGTCGTCATCCATCGTTTCCACCCCTTACTTGTACGCTGTTGTCgtccccttttttttttcaaaTCCACGCCCATCTCAGTCGCTCCTTGGCTCCACGCTGGCCCGCTGCGCAAACAGCTCCTCCAGGTCCTCATACTCAATAGGCGGCtccaggggcggcggcggtgacgccggTGGAGTGTAGCCCGGGGGGCTGGGGGGCACGTCCTGGTAGACGGGGGGCGCCTCGTTATCCCAGCTGACGCCCATGCCGGGAAAGTCGGTCATGGTGACGGCAAAGTGCATACGCAGGATGCGACCGGTGCCCGTCTGGGCGGCCAGGTGCGGCTTGCCCTCGGGGGCGTACTCCTTGGAGACGATGAGCTCAATCTGGAGCGAGTGCGTCAcctcggtgccgtcggccgcgttACGCAGGTCGCAGGCGTACTTGAGCTCGCGCGGCggggcgccgctgccacggTGGTGGGTGTGGTGGTTCTTGTCGGCGTACTGGTTGACGCAGTAGTCAAACTCCATGTCGACGGTGCCATCGTTGCCAGAGTAGTCCGACTTCCAACCCTCGTGCAGCTGCTTCTCGCCAATGACGCGAGTCTCTGTGCGGACGGTACCACgggtggtcgtcgtcgtggatTCGgaatcctcgtcgtcggccgacgGGTGAGAGGCATCAGGATTAGGCAGAGTGACGACGGGAGCCGAGGGCGCGTGGCGGTCGCAGGCCGGGGCGACGGTCTTGATGGTCTCCTCGAGGCGCCACGTCACCTTCTTGAGCTTCCACAGGTCGACCGTCTTGACGCGGTCATTGTGAGTgaccaggccgtcgagcttgaGGGTCAGCTTGTTGCTGGCGGTGGGGTGGATGACGGTGTTGTAgtgggcgccggccttgatgtTGGTGGGCGGGAAGACGCGGACCGAGTGATGGGGATAGAGGGgctcggcgagggagcgCTTGACGGGGATGGTGCGCTCGAAGCACAAGGTGCGAGGCGTGCCCTTGGTGTTTGAGttggaagaggaggaggagaggacggcctcggcgcgaaATTCGTACGAAATGGACAGGACGGGCGTGTCGATGGATGCGGGCAGgtggccggccagcagggTGGAAAAGGGAAATGGGTGGCGGCCGGGGGCGAGGGTCGCGGGCTGAGCCAGCAGGTTGTCCCAGGTCTCGAGGCGCGTCTCGCGATGCTGGCAGTCGTGGCAGTGGCCTTGATACGGGCGCTTGTGGACGGTGTGGatggcgagggtggcggagagggactcgacgtcgacgccctcgtcgcgggccACGTCGAGGAACAGCTGGCcggagaagatggcgccggAGCTTTCGTCGGCGGAGCCGTAGTAGATGACGGGCGGGCTCTCGATGCTCCAGTCGAGCGTCACGGGgggctgctgttggtggtgatggtgacgggTGGCGGGGGGCGTGTGGGAGCGGCTGCCGCGCTCCTTGCTGGAGGAGCGGCCGAACGGCAGGGGCAGCGagaggcggtggtgctgcttgcggagggcgtcggcgaggtgctcggGCATCTTGACGGcatggtggttgtggttgtgCTGGTggtcgtccgagtcggagTCGTAGGGGCTGCCGGAGACGGAGTTGTTGCGCGACGAagcgccgctggtggtgttgctggcgGTCCCGCTGCCGGAGCCGCTgccagtggtggtggtgttgttcgtggcggtggtggactTGCGCTTGATATGGGGGatgccgcccgaggaggtgCGCAGGAAGTTGGTGACGCGGTGGGGCATGGTGTGTTGCCGGGCGTGGATCGCCTGTTTTGGGCTGGTGTTGAAGGTGGTGGGTGGTATTGTGAGTGGTGTaagtggcggcgcggccgatCGGGAGGGGCGGGTCCGAGGATCGGGGCAGGCCCTTTTTTCCCTTGTTCACCGTGCGTCCCgtgtcggcgatgacgggcggGAGCCGCGCAGGGAGTCGtcaaggtggaggaggagggggagcgacgaggtgctcgtgctgtcggtggtggtggtggtgaaggaggaagagatggtggtgacgatggcggaggtggaggtCGAGGTGGTGAGAGAGGTGAGGAACTCGCCAGTCGGGAAGGAGCAGTCgagacgacaacggcgacaacagcaacagcttGTCATGCGCTTCTGCATCAGGGCCagagggcgggcagctcgttgATTCGATCCGATTCGATTCGAGTGCGGGCGCACGAGACCAGATTCTGCCTGCCTCCCCCGTCAATCCGTTTCCTCTGCTGGGTGCTTCTCCGCGAGGCGTCCAAAGAGCGAGCCGGAGATGTgcttggcgggcgggcggacgggctgTCTCCTCGTCACCTCCTCACAGGgttgtgtggtggtggtggtttttttttttgggcccTTGCTTTGCCCAGTTGGGCGATGGAAGCCAATGGCCGGCTGCAGGGTTGTCGATGCGAAAGCACCAAACAGGACGGCCGATGTGACGGCGGAAAAGCGTAACGTATGTACTGCTCGGCTCGCGGGTGCCGACTGGAGGATTGGAGTtggcgatggatggggatCGATGCTGGGCGGTTGCACACAGCTTGATCTGATTTCCcttgcctcgctcgctcttTGCGATTCACCCCGTCTACTGTATTATATCCCCCCCAGTGAGAGACGATGAGAATGAAATCGCAGGCGTCTTCTCTTTCGCTCTTCGTTTCGCGcgtgtggctgctgcgccctCAGCTGCTGGTCGATTGTCGGTCGAGACGGCCAAGCCCAATGTGGCGTGTAAGTCGTTGTAGTGCGGCGTCTTGCGCGCTGCGTAATAGTGCGGTAAAgttttttttccctttgGCTTTGCCTCCCACTgtgcttggctggctgggctgggctgggcgggcgcttGCGTGTGGTCAGCGGTTCGTGCTTGCTTAGTAGGTAGGCGGTGGCAGGGCGTTTGTCGTACTAATAGATGgcttgctggctggctgagctgagctgagctgagAGTGACAGAGAACCACAAATCCAAGAAAGGGCAAGTAAAAATAACAATGGGCGTGGATTCCCAAGCGTAttactgtactgtactgtgcCGCATCAATGGAATCTGACAAGAATGGTGGGAGAAAagagggcatcgtcgactTATATGGCTGGGGACCCCGTGCCGTGCCGGTGTGTCATGCTCATCATGCTCTGGGGCGGATGCGGGCATGCAAAGTGGACTCGGACGGAGGCGAGGTACCGCTCTCGTATCCGCCAGAAAGCTTTTTTTTTCGGGCTCTCTCCTCCCCaggccctgcctgcctgctgcctcCTAGTGCCCACGTACCCGCACAGGTACCGCGACAGGTAACCTTACAGGTACCCTGCGTgtccccgcgcgcgcgcaccaaCACGCCCGTGCtgctcgacaacgacggcgggcggtgggtgGGGGCccctcgccagcgccagcgccctgTAGCGGGCAGCCACAGCGGCAACCCGTGGAGCAAACAGCACCGGCCCTGGAGCACCGCGCTGGAGACGGGAGCGCTGGAGGCGAGTCCGgctgggacggacggggggcccagctgccgcccaaCTCGTTCGCTAAGCTCAGCGCAACTCGACGCCCGACGCACTTCCCGGCAATTACCTCTAAGGTGGCTGTACAACCCGACTGCCGCAGGTACCGATTCACGGTGACGCCCTacgcgcgcagcagccacacaGCTTAAACCCTCTTGACGGGCTGTGTTGTCAGAGTTGGACACcttggctggccggcctccCACAGGGCGTGCACGACCCGTGACCATGAGGTAGTTCCATCGACCCATCTACCTAGGCACTGTAGGTAGTATCCGTCATTCCTAGCAcagcgctcctcctccacccaccTGGATGCGTGCTTCTCGCTTTGGCTACCGTTCGGGTACGTTGGGTAAGGTGGCGGGTGGATGTGGGTACCGCACAGGCAGATGAggtacccaaggtacctgCTGAAAGTCACCACTAGACGAGTCCCGATCCCCgatccgtcgtcgtcgtcgtcgtcgaatgttgctgctgcagttgCGTGCTGCCGGACACGGGAATGACTCGGCTtttctcctcccccttctttttttttttaactGGGTCGCTGGTCTCGCGGCATTCAACGTACGAGGCATCGCGTTGGGTACTAACAGTACTTTACCAATTTACCTACAATGTTCTCCCTTACGGCGTATAATAGCCCAAATTGTGACACCAACACATTGAGCAGAGACAAGGGGCAAAAAGCGAGCAACGGCCAGCCACGTTGCGCCCCGGATCCCGTATTACACCCGCGTGTGTGAGTGTTGTGTTGCCCGTGTCGCTCGTTGGGCCACACGAGATGTGATGAGAGATGGCCATGGGCATCGTCGCATGGcatcgcacgcacgcatggcGGGCCACGAGCGTACGAGCATGGCCAGGCCAGGTACGTCGTTCCATGCGCCGGGGGCCACCCCATGGTGCGACGCTACTTTGACGGTACATGGTCCGGTACCTCCATGCAGATGCCGCCCTTTgtgtgtcgtcgttgtcatcATTGTtggtgccgtcgtggccgtcgccgtcgtgacGGTTACTATGGATCCCATGGCCTGATGACGAccggccgggct
Above is a genomic segment from Purpureocillium takamizusanense chromosome 2, complete sequence containing:
- a CDS encoding uncharacterized protein (SECRETED:SignalP(1-28~SECRETED:cutsite=AST-SP~SECRETED:prob=0.6649)), translating into MLSKTAHVCLGLPLLSLLFLLLSPLASTSPLSNALARAPAPALAKHHGANDDADGGGRDNDPRTNATYYCRLAQQMCRHSGECMDSKCGRCKVYSDMESFGQCIHEPASAPDLPMSLAPWLDEEGEKGKGKEKEAGGEREDRDGRGGDDGRT
- the LDB19_1 gene encoding Endocytosis regulator (COG:S~EggNog:ENOG503NVE5), translating into MPHRVTNFLRTSSGGIPHIKRKSTTATNNTTTTGSGSGSGTASNTTSGASSRNNSVSGSPYDSDSDDHQHNHNHHAVKMPEHLADALRKQHHRLSLPLPFGRSSSKERGSRSHTPPATRHHHHQQQPPVTLDWSIESPPVIYYGSADESSGAIFSGQLFLDVARDEGVDVESLSATLAIHTVHKRPYQGHCHDCQHRETRLETWDNLLAQPATLAPGRHPFPFSTLLAGHLPASIDTPVLSISYEFRAEAVLSSSSSNSNTKGTPRTLCFERTIPVKRSLAEPLYPHHSVRVFPPTNIKAGAHYNTVIHPTASNKLTLKLDGLVTHNDRVKTVDLWKLKKVTWRLEETIKTVAPACDRHAPSAPVVTLPNPDASHPSADDEDSESTTTTTRGTVRTETRVIGEKQLHEGWKSDYSGNDGTVDMEFDYCVNQYADKNHHTHHRGSGAPPRELKYACDLRNAADGTEVTHSLQIELIVSKEYAPEGKPHLAAQTGTGRILRMHFAVTMTDFPGMGVSWDNEAPPVYQDVPPSPPGYTPPASPPPPLEPPIEYEDLEELFAQRASVEPRSD